A window from Pseudomonas frederiksbergensis encodes these proteins:
- the ispC gene encoding 1-deoxy-D-xylulose-5-phosphate reductoisomerase has product MSRPQQITVLGATGSIGLSTLDVIARHPERYQVFALSGFTRLNELLALCVRHAPRFAVVPEAGAARGLQDELRAAGLSTRVLVGEEGLCQVASDPEVDAVMAAIVGAAGLRPTLAAVEAGKKILLANKEALVMSGALFMQAVRKSGSVLLPIDSEHNAIFQCMPQDFARGLGAVGVRRILLTASGGPFRQTPMAELVHVSPEQACAHPNWSMGRKISVDSASMMNKGLELIEACWLFDAKPSQVEVVIHPQSVIHSLVDYIDGSVLAQLGNPDMRTPIANALAWPERIDSGVAPLDLFAIARLDFQAPDEERFPCLRLARQAAEAGNSAPAMLNAANEVAVAAFLDGRVRYPEIASIIEEVLNIEPVVAVGDLEAVFTADAKARVLAEQWLSRHGR; this is encoded by the coding sequence GTGAGCCGCCCGCAGCAGATTACCGTCCTGGGGGCGACCGGTTCGATTGGTCTGAGCACGCTTGACGTCATCGCTCGTCATCCCGAGCGTTATCAGGTTTTCGCCTTGAGCGGCTTCACCCGGCTGAACGAGCTGTTGGCGCTGTGCGTTCGTCATGCGCCGCGGTTCGCCGTGGTGCCTGAGGCGGGTGCTGCCCGAGGCTTGCAGGACGAATTGCGTGCCGCAGGTCTGTCGACTCGCGTGCTGGTGGGTGAAGAGGGCCTGTGTCAGGTTGCTTCCGACCCTGAGGTCGATGCGGTCATGGCGGCCATCGTTGGCGCTGCGGGCTTGCGACCGACTCTGGCGGCGGTCGAAGCCGGCAAGAAAATCCTCCTGGCCAACAAAGAAGCGCTTGTGATGTCCGGTGCGCTGTTCATGCAGGCGGTGCGCAAGAGTGGTTCGGTGTTGCTGCCGATCGATAGCGAGCACAACGCGATTTTCCAGTGCATGCCTCAGGATTTCGCTCGTGGGCTGGGTGCCGTCGGGGTGCGTCGGATTTTACTCACGGCCTCTGGCGGTCCGTTCCGACAGACACCTATGGCTGAACTGGTGCATGTTTCCCCTGAGCAGGCGTGTGCTCATCCGAACTGGTCCATGGGGCGCAAGATTTCGGTGGATTCGGCCAGCATGATGAACAAGGGGCTGGAGTTGATCGAAGCCTGCTGGCTGTTTGATGCCAAGCCGTCCCAGGTCGAAGTGGTGATTCATCCTCAGAGCGTGATTCATTCGCTGGTCGATTACATCGACGGTTCGGTATTGGCCCAGTTAGGTAACCCTGACATGCGCACGCCGATTGCCAACGCGCTGGCCTGGCCGGAGCGAATCGATTCGGGTGTTGCGCCGCTGGACCTGTTTGCAATTGCGCGGCTGGACTTCCAGGCGCCTGACGAAGAGCGATTCCCGTGTCTGCGCCTCGCACGTCAGGCGGCCGAAGCCGGCAACAGCGCGCCGGCCATGCTGAACGCGGCGAATGAAGTGGCGGTCGCGGCCTTTCTCGACGGGCGGGTTCGCTACCCGGAAATCGCGAGTATCATCGAAGAGGTGTTGAACATCGAGCCCGTGGTTGCGGTTGGCGATCTCGAGGCAGTGTTCACGGCCGACGCGAAAGCGCGAGTACTGGCCGAACAATGGTTGAGTCGTCACGGGCGGTAA